ATCCGGGATGGTGATTTCCGGTACCAGCGGGAAGCCGTCCGATGTCACGATCAGCCCGTCGGCCGAACGCTTGAGGCTGCCGTCGCGCGTATAGGCAGACAGCCCGGACGGCAGCATGACCTCAAGATAGCCGTCACCATCAATGGCAAGATCCAGGTCGCTTCCCGTCTGGTTCAGCGAGCCTTGCTGCAGGTTCACGGTGACTGCGGTTGGGCGCACCCCCAGCCCCATCTGGACACCGGCGGGAATGATCGTGCCATCGGCCGCCGTGACAGTGCCGGGACGTGTGGCCTGCTGGTAATGCAGGTCGGCAAATTCGGCGCGGCGGGCGTTATATCCGGTGGTCGACATGTTGGCGAGGTTGTTGGAGATGACCTCGACGCGTGTTTGCTGTGCGCTCATGCCGGTTGCGGCAATCTGTAATGCTCGCATGGTGAATCCTCTCAGCTGCTCATGGCAGAGATTGCGTTGCGAATGCGCTGATCTTCGCGGTCCAGAAATGACTGGCCCAGTTCATAGGCCCGCTGGACCTCGATCATGCGGGTGATCTCGAAAACCGGATCGACATTGGATTCCTCGAGGAAGCCTTGCCGGATCTGCGGGTTCTCGATCACTTCAGGCGGAAGCTCCGTGGCGAAGATGGTTCCGCCGTGATGGGTGATCTGCGCGTCACCGGCGGGCGCAAAAACTCCGATACGACCGAATTCCAGACCATTGGCCGAGAGCGTGCCATCCTGGCCGACCTTGACGCTGCTTGCCCCCGCAGGAATGACGATGGGAGCCTGTCCTTCGTCAAGCAGGCGGAAGCCATCGGCCGTCATCAACTCGCCTTCCGGCGAGGGCATGAAGGCACCGTTGCGCGTCAGCCGGTTGCCTTCAGGAGTTTCCACCAAAAAGAAACCCTGTCCTTCGATGGCCAGGTCGAAATTGCCATTGGTCTGCGTCAGCACCCCCTGGCGCAGATCGATCAGCCGTCCCCGGGCATGGGCCATCGACAGTGTCTTTCCGCGGTCTCCGACCGAGGAAAGATACTCGGCAAAGATCACACCTTCGCGACGAAAACCGGTCGTGTTCACATTGGCGATGTTGTTCGCCACGACGCGCATTTCATTCATCAGGCCGGATTGCCGCGTCAGTGTGGCATAGATCGCATTGTCCATTCCTAGCCTCCTGCAATCAGGGGAATGATCTGCCCCAGATAGAAATCGGAAAGGGCGGTGGTCATGAAGCTCATGGTGACCCAGAAAACGACCAGCATCAGACCGACCTTGGGAACGAAGGTCAGGGTCATCTCCTGAACCGAGGTCAAGGCCTGAAAAAGACCGATGACGACACCTGTGACCAGCGCCACACCCAGAAGCGGCGCCGAAATGCGCACGGCGATCAGCAAGGCCTGGCGCAGCATGTCGAAGAGCAGGGTTTCACTCATGCTGCCTCCTCAGACCTGCATCCGCAGGATGTCCTGGTAGGCCTCGACAACCTTGTCGCGAATGGCGACGACCGTCTCCATCGCCAGTTCGGCTTCGGCAATCGTCTGTACCAGTTGATGTGTCTCGATCTGGCCCGTCATCGCACCGGTCGAAACCGCATCGACCTGCGCCATCTGCGCAGCGAATTCCTCGGCGGCAGAGCCCAGCCGTTCGACTGTCGGCGAGCTTGCTGCATGTGATGGCGCAACAGCCTGTCGCGCGACGGTATAGGCATTTGCGGCGTTCAGATTGAAAATCATGAGATGACCTTTCAGCGTCTCAGCAGTTCCAGCAGAGAGGACCCCATCTGTCGGGTCTGTTCGAACATTTTCAGGTTGGCCTCATAGCTGCGGCCGGCTTCTCGGGAATCTGCGATTTCGATCAACAGGTTCACGTTGGATCCGAGGTAATATCCCTCTGCATCCGCCAGCGGATGCGCAGGGTCGTGAATTCGCTGCAATTCACGGCGATCAAGCATGGTGTCCGAGGCTTTGACCTCGCCGGTATGGCGCCCGAAGGACGTTGCCTCCTGGAATGTCACCAGCTTGCGGCGATAACCCGGTGTATCGGCATTGGCGATATTTTCCGCCGTGCGGCGCAGGCGTTCGCTTTGGGCCTGCATGCCCGATGCCGAGAGCCTGAGGGGAGATAGAAGATCCGTCATCCTTTCGCCCCCCATTTAGCGGCCGATGCTGCTGCGCATCAGGGTCAGCGCGGATTGATAGATACCAAGCGACAGCTCGTGGGCACGTTTCACCTCGGCCGCTTTCAGCATCTCTTTCTCCAGCGAAACGGAATTGCCGTTGGGAGAGCTTTCCCCTTCTGTGGTTTCGGCGCGCGGCATTGCCGTGGACCATTGCGGCGTGGAAAAATGACGTATGGATGTTGTTTTCAGCTCAGCCATGCCGACGCTGCGGTGATAGCTTTCCTCGAACCCGGGCAGGTCCTGGGCCTTGAAACCCGGCGTGTCGGCATTTGCGATATTGCGTGCGACCACGGTCTGGCGTTGGGCGACATGCTGCCCCATGGCACGGGCCATCCGCATCATCTCGATCTTCTCAAACATGAGGCTTCTCCGCATTGGCGATAACCCGGTCTTAACGGCAATTGGTTTAGAAACCGTTTCGTGAGGAATGATTGTCCTGAGCGAAAGGGATGCAGCCATGGATCAATTGAAGGCCATCGCCGAACGGATATCCGCCTTGCGGGTGGCGCGACATTTCGGGCGGGTGCAGGCGATCCGTGCAGGGCTGATCAGCCTGCAGGGGCTCAACCGCTGCGCTTCGGTCGGGGATCGGGTGATGATCCGGATGCCCGATCGCCGGATCGGCGGTGAAATTGTCGGGCTGACGCCGCACGCGGCCGAGGTCCTGGCGGAAGGCAATCATGAAGGTCTGTCCATCGGTGCCGAGGCTGAACTGCTCTTTTCGCCGGAAATCGCGCCATGTGATGCATGGATCGGACGAATCATTGATCCGTTGGGGGAGCCTCTGGATGACCGGCCATTGCCACGTGGAGCGGTGCCGCGTCCGTT
This is a stretch of genomic DNA from Paracoccus seriniphilus. It encodes these proteins:
- the flgC gene encoding flagellar basal body rod protein FlgC; translation: MTDLLSPLRLSASGMQAQSERLRRTAENIANADTPGYRRKLVTFQEATSFGRHTGEVKASDTMLDRRELQRIHDPAHPLADAEGYYLGSNVNLLIEIADSREAGRSYEANLKMFEQTRQMGSSLLELLRR
- a CDS encoding flagellar hook-basal body complex protein yields the protein MDNAIYATLTRQSGLMNEMRVVANNIANVNTTGFRREGVIFAEYLSSVGDRGKTLSMAHARGRLIDLRQGVLTQTNGNFDLAIEGQGFFLVETPEGNRLTRNGAFMPSPEGELMTADGFRLLDEGQAPIVIPAGASSVKVGQDGTLSANGLEFGRIGVFAPAGDAQITHHGGTIFATELPPEVIENPQIRQGFLEESNVDPVFEITRMIEVQRAYELGQSFLDREDQRIRNAISAMSS
- the flgG gene encoding flagellar basal-body rod protein FlgG; amino-acid sequence: MRALQIAATGMSAQQTRVEVISNNLANMSTTGYNARRAEFADLHYQQATRPGTVTAADGTIIPAGVQMGLGVRPTAVTVNLQQGSLNQTGSDLDLAIDGDGYLEVMLPSGLSAYTRDGSLKRSADGLIVTSDGFPLVPEITIPDDARSIAINAGGEVYAYFNDQVEPELLGQITLASFANQKGLEAIGSNLFLETAASGNPQVVDPGQEGTGTLRQGYLEESSVDAVREITELIKAQRGYELNAKVITAADQMLGATTQVR
- a CDS encoding flagellar hook-basal body complex protein FliE, whose translation is MIFNLNAANAYTVARQAVAPSHAASSPTVERLGSAAEEFAAQMAQVDAVSTGAMTGQIETHQLVQTIAEAELAMETVVAIRDKVVEAYQDILRMQV
- a CDS encoding flagellar biosynthetic protein FliQ; this encodes MSETLLFDMLRQALLIAVRISAPLLGVALVTGVVIGLFQALTSVQEMTLTFVPKVGLMLVVFWVTMSFMTTALSDFYLGQIIPLIAGG
- a CDS encoding FlgB family protein; this translates as MFEKIEMMRMARAMGQHVAQRQTVVARNIANADTPGFKAQDLPGFEESYHRSVGMAELKTTSIRHFSTPQWSTAMPRAETTEGESSPNGNSVSLEKEMLKAAEVKRAHELSLGIYQSALTLMRSSIGR